The Sulfitobacter indolifex genome contains the following window.
CGCTGATCCTCGCTGCCATGCGGCAACTGCCGCAGCAGATGGCCAGCGCCAAGGCTGGCAACTGGCAGATGGGCGTCGGGCGTAGCCTGCGCGGGCGGCGACTGGGGCTTTATGGCTATGGGCGCATTGGCCGTGTTGTGGCCGACTATGCGCGCGCATTCGGGATGGAGGTCGTCTGGTGGGGGTCCGATGCCGGGCGCACGCGGGCGAAAGGCGACGGTGAGACTGTCGCCGAAAGTCGCCAAGCGTTTTTCGGAACATGTGACGTGGTCTCGCTGCACCTGCGGCTCACCCCTGAGACTCGCGGCAGCGTCACGGCTGAAGACCTCAGCGCCATGCCGCCCCGCTCGATACTTGTGAACACCTCGCGGGCCGGGCTGATTGCCGAGGGCGCGTTGCTGCAGGCGCTAAATGCTGGTCATTTAGGCACGGCAGCGGTGGATGTCTTTGACACAGAGCCGCTGACCAACCCTAATGACCCCCTGCTCTCACACCCCAAGCTGATCGCCACCCCGCATATCGGCTTTGTCACCGAAGACGAATTCGACAAGCAATTCGCTGATATCTTCGCGCAGGTGAATGCTTACGCGGCGGGCGCACCCATCCATATGATCAACCCTTCCGTCTACGTGCCATAAGGCCCGCAACCAGCGGCGCGCCGACGATCACCAGCACGATGCGGGTCAGGTGGTGCGTGATGACAAAGCCCAGATCTGCGCCGGTTACGATGGCCAACACCGTCATTTCGGCCTGCCCCCCCGGCGCGAAGGCGAGGAACGCTTCGACCGGATCGCCCAGCCCCATCCCGGTGACGAATGCGGTAAAGCCTGCCGCAAGCACCGCTAGTACCAGCACATAAGCGATGCCCGCCAGCACCACCCGCGTCAGCTCGCCCCATGTCACGCCCAGAAAATGCACGCCGATTCCGCAGCCGATAAAGAACTGCGCGGCAAGGATGGCCTCGGCTGGCGGGCGGCTGTGGATCAGGCCGGAAAGTGACAGCACGGCGGTGACGATCATGGGGCCAAGGATTGACGCGCCGAACAGGCCGATCCGCTCTCCCCCCTTCCAACCGATCAGGGCTGCGGCGGCCATCAAGGCCATCTCGCCCAGAGGTAGTTCAGTCACCGGGGCGCCTATGGGATTGGTCAGCCCCGCCCCGTAAGCCAGGGTCAGGAAAGCTGGCGCAAGGGTGACGATAATCAGCACCCGCGTGGCGTG
Protein-coding sequences here:
- a CDS encoding AbrB family transcriptional regulator, with translation MRISQPTRSRALTLILTGAGTLLFWWLDLPLPFLFGPMAACLIAALSNVPIKGFGQVSIAARTILGVAVGASITPDLFHQLPQMALSVALVPVFIALIGLIGVPFFRRVWGFDAPTAYYAAMPGGLQDMVIFGAEAGGDPRALSLIHATRVLIIVTLAPAFLTLAYGAGLTNPIGAPVTELPLGEMALMAAAALIGWKGGERIGLFGASILGPMIVTAVLSLSGLIHSRPPAEAILAAQFFIGCGIGVHFLGVTWGELTRVVLAGIAYVLVLAVLAAGFTAFVTGMGLGDPVEAFLAFAPGGQAEMTVLAIVTGADLGFVITHHLTRIVLVIVGAPLVAGLMARRRKG
- a CDS encoding D-2-hydroxyacid dehydrogenase family protein; this translates as MKVHILDDWFDTLRSLPSFDLLAGHEVTVWTDHQPDETVLADRLQDADCVVLFRERTKVTRGLLERLPNLRLISQRGAYPHVDVAACTDNGVLLCSNKGADGANHAAAELTFALILAAMRQLPQQMASAKAGNWQMGVGRSLRGRRLGLYGYGRIGRVVADYARAFGMEVVWWGSDAGRTRAKGDGETVAESRQAFFGTCDVVSLHLRLTPETRGSVTAEDLSAMPPRSILVNTSRAGLIAEGALLQALNAGHLGTAAVDVFDTEPLTNPNDPLLSHPKLIATPHIGFVTEDEFDKQFADIFAQVNAYAAGAPIHMINPSVYVP